GATGATATCGTATTTTGAATATAAGCGTTTCCAGTTGTACGAATGGCCACATCAACAGAAAACAGAGTCGGTACGCCAGATTGCAATAGTGTTCCGAGTGTCCGGGCAAACCGAGCATTGATTATTTTGGTCAGGATTCGTTTGATTAGAGGAATTTTTAATTGCAGCATACTCAGGAAGTATTTTACACGATTATTAAAAAACGAAACAGTAATGAACGTTAATATCAGAATAAATCCAAAGCCAACAACTGCTATATTATCCCTAAGCCATTCACTGATAGATACAACATTTTGAGTCAGCTTTGGAAGTTCCGAACCGAAGTTTTCATACATCGAGGAAAATATCGGAATGATATATATAACCAGAACAAAGACAACCAGAATTGTTACAGCAATTACAAGTAACGGATACGCGAGAGCCGAACGGATTTTCTTACTGGTTTCTTCAGAACGTTCGCGGTAAGTGGCAATACGATCCAGCGATTTATCGAGAGTGCCCGAAATCTCTCCAGCCTCAATCATGGAAGTAAATAAGGTATCGAAAAATATGGGAAACTGCCGGAATGAGTCGGCAATTGATTTACCCGATTCAACTGATGAGGCAATATCGTCAAGCATAGTTCCCAATGATTTGTCAGTTACTTGCTCTCTGACAGAGCGAATGGCTTCATTGAAGGTAATTCCTGATGATACCAGGGCCGAGAGTTGCCTAGTAATGCGAGTAATATCGTTTTTGCGAAGTTGCTTTGTAAGCCATTGAGAGATTGTACTTTTGGCGGTTCGGTGGCTTGATAGAAAAATCCCTTTGCTCAAAAGAGCTTTTTCCAGTTCACCGATATCTGAGGAGCGAAAAACCCCTTCCACCGGTTCACCGTTTACCTTTTTTCCTGTGTATAAGTATTTAGTCATATAGTTAGCTTGACCGTCTATAATATTTATATTATACATATAAAAGGGGCTAATGAAAAGATGCTTTTTTGAGGTTACCATGTCAGACTTGCCTGTCGGTTGGGACCGGTCATTTTGTGAAAAATACAAAATCTACCCGCGTTTAGGTCAACACGAGGTGAACGGCCTGTATCTGTCCTTGGATTCGGATTTATCAGTCGTGAGCTTTTTGAAATTCCGTGAGAAAAAAGACCTGGCGTTAATATATCTACAACAACAAGAATTTGCTAAGCGGGCGAGTGAGCTTTTTGGGTCTGAAATTAATAAGAAAAATCATAAAAGTTTTTCCCCGAGTGAGATTGGTCAGGATAAATCAATCATCAGACTATTAGATGAAATAATTGGTAAGGGGATATCGGTCGGAGCATCAGATATACATTTTGAGCCGTTTGAAAAAAACATGGATTGCCGTTATCGCATTGATGGCGTGCTCCGTAAGGATCGGAATATCTCCGGCGAATCGGTTTCTGAAGTAATCGCTCGGATTAAGATTATGTCAGGATTGGATATTTCTGAAAAACGGCGCCCTCAGGATGGCCGAATCAGATTCAAAGCAGAAAACAGGACAGTAGATATTCGGGTATCGATTCTACCGACTGATTTTGGTGAGAAGGCAGTTCTTCGAATCCTTGATAAGGAGACACTGCGGCTTGATCTGAATCTTTTGGGATTAAGCAACTTGCAGCATGAACTTTTGGAAGGAAAGATTAAGCTTCCCAATGGCATGATACTTGTGACCGGGCCAACCGGGTCGGGAAAAACAACCACCTTGTATGCGGTTCTAAATCGTCTGCGTAGTCCGAACGTGAATATCACAACTATTGAAGACCCGATAGAATATAATCTTGAAGGGATAAATCAGACGCAGATAAAGCCGGAAATTGATGTAACCTTTGCCAATGCTCTGCGAGCGATATTGCGCCAGGATCCGGATATTATAATGGTTGGTGAGATTCGCGATAAGGAAACTCTGGATCAGGCCATTCGGGCGTCACTGACCGGTCATTTGTTGCTATCAACCCTTCATACCAATGATGCCATTGCGACAATAACTCGTATGATTGATCTGGGCGCAGAGAGCTATCTTCTGGGCTCGACTTTGAAATTGATAATCGCCCAGCGCTTGGTACAAACAATATGCGATCATTGCAAACAACCGGATTCGTCCCCGGAACAAAGAGCCGCGGCATTAAAATTAGGAATTGATTCATCGGCTGAGCTATTTTCGGGAGCCGGTTGTACATTCTGTGGGAATACCGGTTATGTTGGCCGCAAAGCAATTTATGAGATGCTTCCGATTGATGAATCACTTGGAAATTTGATATCAAAGGGATGTACCGAAGCTGACATACGTCAATATACACAGGAACATGGCTATAAACGTCTTAAGCATGCAGGAATTGATTTAATAAAGGCCGGGGTAACTACACCAATTGAGGTTTTCAAAGCCGTGGCAATATAAGCGGGGAGGAATATGATACTTCGAAAAATTATACTAACTTCATTTATCGTTTGTTTTGCGTATTCTTTTAGCTTTTCGCAAGATGTTATAGATGATTCGCCAGATAATGTCAATACCAGTGTAGTCGATACTCTGGAATCAATGAATCTTCATACAATTATCGATACTACGATAATGATTCCGCAACTGGAGTTTGTCGAAAATAATCTGGATGATGCCCTGAAAGCATTGGTGAGAGCTTATGAACTATCAGTTTTTATTGATACTTCTGTCGCCGGGACGATCACATTGCGGCTTGATAATGTATCTCTCAATGACGCTTTATTGTTTATCATCAAGGAATATGCTCTGGCCTGGGAAAAAACCGGGGAGATAATTAAAATTTATAAACCGTTTCAACCTCCGCCGCCACCCGCTCCATTGGAAATTGTCATAGATAATGGTTTGTTAAACTGCAATTTGAAGAATACTCCATTGCAAAAAGTAATTGACGAATTGATTGATCTGGCCGGAGTCAATATTATAATCGAGTCGGGAACTTCAGGAATTATCTCGGGTAGATTGCAGGGAGTTATGGTTGATAAGGCTCTCAATGTTTTGATGACTTCCAATGGTTTTACTATCCGGTCAGCAGACGGGATATATTATATCGGGGTAATGAGAACATCCGGTGAAGGAGGACACAGGGCATCGAGATTTTCGATTCATTGTGATAATAATCTGGTTACTGTCAATGTCACGAATGCTCCTTTGGGTGATATCCTGTCGGCCATTGCCGATAATTGCGGAACCAGCTTTTTCATGCGAGGCACGATTGAAGGCAGCGTCAACGCCAGTTTTTCTGATTTGCCTTTGGATGACGCCCTTGTTTCTCTACTGCGAAATACTCAATACACTTATAAGAAGGACAATGATTTATATTTCATCGGGGCAAAAAATTCACAGGATATGTTTGTAACCAAATTGATTCTGCTAAAGCATTTAGTAGCCAATACAATTGAACCGTTGATTCCAACATCACTGACAAGCCAGGTTTCGCTTAAAGTTATCGTGGAGCATAATGGTCTGATTGTTGTCGGCCCCAAAACTGTCATAGACGATATTCGGCTGTTTCTTGAAGAAGTTGATATTCCTCCAGCGATGGTACTATTTGATGTATTGGTGGTGGATTATTCGACAACCGATATATTTCAATTTGATCTTTTGATGAATAATACCGGAACGAGCGGTAATATTCCCACTCAGAATTATTATCCCAATATCGATATGAGCGGTACGGGAAAAACTCTGCAGGATGATTTAGATTGGGTAGGAAATCAAATTGGAGTATCCAAAATCGGCCCATTGTCAGATGACTTTTTTGCCCGCTTACAAATAATGCAACAGGAAGGCAAAGCCAATATCAGGTCACGACCGAAGATATCTTCGTTATGCGGTCATTCGGCATCGATAAATGTCGGTACGACTCAATATTATCTGCTCGAAACAAAAATAGTTCACCCCTCCGCTCAATCTGATGTATCGACTCAAACTTCGCAAAGATTTGAAAAAATTGAAGCCAATATGAGTATTGAGGTAACGCCGTTTGTTAATGAAACAGGCGAGCTGATAGTCGAGATTAAACCGGAATTTTCGACTCCGGCTGCCGCCTTTGATTCTGAAATTCCCCCGACTATAAATCATCGCATTCTGCATTCGACAGTCAGACTCAGAAACGGAGAGACAATTATCCTTGGCGGTTTGGTCCAGGAAAGCGAGAACAAGACGATAAAGAAATTTCCAATCCTGGGGTCATTACCTTTTATCGGGCCGTTATTCCAGAGTACCCATAAAACAACTAATCAGTCTGAATTGATGATTTATATCACACCGCATGTTTATTATGGCAATGAACAGAACATTGATTTGGAAAGCTTGATTGATAGAAAGTAGAGTTGTGTCAACTGCAATCAAATATTTGGGTTCAATCTTAAAAGATTGTTTGCCTATCAGGCGGGCTCAATATTGTTTGATAATTGGTCCTGAATATTTCAGCTTTTTGCGAATAAATTCCAGAAAAGAAACAGATATATATCTACAAAACAAGGTCGACGAACATTTTGATCAGGCTTTGGATCAATTTCTGAAGGACGTTAAAAATGGTAAACATTATTTTGGTCAGGATGTTGTCCTTTTAATTACCGAACCGGTAGCTTTCACACTTATAAGATCGCATGAAAATACTAACCTTGAGGATTTCAGAGAAGAGTGTAGAAAGCTTATTCCCGAGACTACTCAACAGGAATTTAGATTAATTAATATTGCCGGTAAGGGATATTATACTGTTTTCAGGATCGATGAAGAATATGTAAAATCATCACTCAAAATCATTGATAAACATGATATCTTAATCAATCAGGTGATGCCATTATCTGGATTAATCATTAATGAATTTCAAAACTCTAATAATCTAAAACTTCAGAATTGTGAGTTTAAGCTAGGGATTTATCGTTGCGCATTTGGATTTGATCCGAATAAGCCATTCTATTTGGAATCAATCAAAGATAACAATCTGTTACAATCTTTATGTCCGGAAGTTGAGACTGAAATTAAATCAGTATTCAATAATCCACTGCCACCTGTCGTGAAGAATGCATTTGCTCTTACCAATCTCATCCCCAAATCTGTACAATATCTGTTAATCGGCACTGGCAGTAGTCGTCTTATGACCTCAATTGTTGCGGTCTTACTAATATGTTTTACGATTCTTGCCGGTGTCTTTGCGGTTTTGAAAAATAATGCCGAGGATTCATACAATCAATATCAGAACAGCCTTGCCGAAATTAGTTCTGTTGAAAGCCAAATTCACAAAGTCGAACGAGAATTGGAATCGTACGATCAAGGAGTATTATTACATGCGAACTTTAGCGCTCATTTGTCAACATTTTGCCAGAGGATACCATCAGGTCTTCAGGCAATAGAGTTAAAAGCTGAAAGGAAAGATAGGGGCGAGATAACCGTTACTGCACACGGGAAAACACGCAGGGAGACATCGGTTTTCAGGTATCGGGATTATGTTTATGCAAATTCCGGTAATCGACCGGTCGAAATCAGCAGTATCAGCAGGCTCAACTCACCCTATAACATGCCGGATAGTATTTGGTATCGTTTTACTATTACGATGAATTAAGATGAAAGTATTCAAATACAGACATCAAATTAGGATAATTGGACTTGCCATATTGATGGTATTGGTCGGTTATGCTTTAATTCTTCAACTAACTGGTTCGATCTTACTGGATTATGATATTGTATCTTCGGTTTCCGGAATATCAGATAATCCCGACGAAATCGTGCGGCGAATAGAAAACCTGAAACAAAGATTAAATGATAAAAAGGAATTACTGGAAGTAACTCAGTCAAGGAAGAAATTTTCACAAGGGACTTTTCGAGAACTGGCCCAGTGGTTTAAGAGTAGTCTGGTCCACATGGAAACAAGTAATTCAGCTGCAGATAATCATACTCGCTACACTGTGACATATTCCGGGAAGATTACGAATTTGTTAAATCTGTTGAATCGATTTGAAAATGGATATTTGATCAATATAGAAAAAGTGGTTCTGCACCCAGATAACAGTGACGGTAGTCAAGTTCGTATGACAATGGTGTTATCGACGCTATGAAATCAAAACGAATGAAGCAAATTGTTTTTGGAGTGCTGTTG
The sequence above is drawn from the Candidatus Zixiibacteriota bacterium genome and encodes:
- a CDS encoding type II secretion system F family protein, coding for MTKYLYTGKKVNGEPVEGVFRSSDIGELEKALLSKGIFLSSHRTAKSTISQWLTKQLRKNDITRITRQLSALVSSGITFNEAIRSVREQVTDKSLGTMLDDIASSVESGKSIADSFRQFPIFFDTLFTSMIEAGEISGTLDKSLDRIATYRERSEETSKKIRSALAYPLLVIAVTILVVFVLVIYIIPIFSSMYENFGSELPKLTQNVVSISEWLRDNIAVVGFGFILILTFITVSFFNNRVKYFLSMLQLKIPLIKRILTKIINARFARTLGTLLQSGVPTLFSVDVAIRTTGNAYIQNTISSLGQSLSQGKSFTEAIGEYQIFSKTLIRMSAAGEKTGQLGKMLERAADFYESEIDHDIGTLTTLFEPLIIVFLGIFIAFILVAMYLPLFDLMNTM
- a CDS encoding GspE/PulE family protein encodes the protein MSDLPVGWDRSFCEKYKIYPRLGQHEVNGLYLSLDSDLSVVSFLKFREKKDLALIYLQQQEFAKRASELFGSEINKKNHKSFSPSEIGQDKSIIRLLDEIIGKGISVGASDIHFEPFEKNMDCRYRIDGVLRKDRNISGESVSEVIARIKIMSGLDISEKRRPQDGRIRFKAENRTVDIRVSILPTDFGEKAVLRILDKETLRLDLNLLGLSNLQHELLEGKIKLPNGMILVTGPTGSGKTTTLYAVLNRLRSPNVNITTIEDPIEYNLEGINQTQIKPEIDVTFANALRAILRQDPDIIMVGEIRDKETLDQAIRASLTGHLLLSTLHTNDAIATITRMIDLGAESYLLGSTLKLIIAQRLVQTICDHCKQPDSSPEQRAAALKLGIDSSAELFSGAGCTFCGNTGYVGRKAIYEMLPIDESLGNLISKGCTEADIRQYTQEHGYKRLKHAGIDLIKAGVTTPIEVFKAVAI